One Streptomyces sp. R28 DNA window includes the following coding sequences:
- a CDS encoding CaiB/BaiF CoA transferase family protein, which translates to MSAPHLPLSGITVVSLEQAVAAPYATRQLADLGARVIKIERPGGGDFARRYDTTVHGHSSYFVWLNRSKESLTLDVKDPRGREILHQLLDGADVFVQNLAPGAADRLGLGAEALGERWPRLIPCTISGYGTSGPWADRKSYDLLVQCQTGLVSLTGTPDETARVGISVADIAAGMYAYSGILTALFTRATTGTAHPVEVSLFEALAEWMGQPAYYTRYGGGQPPRLGTQHPTLAPYGAFTAADGGQVLFSIQNEREWAVLCAEFLGRPELTDDPRFATSSARVAHRDELNAVVAERCSRSGAEEILKDLESVNIACAGVNDVAAFLDHPVLAGRDRWRDVAVPGGATVQALLPPADLAGLPARMEPVPAVGEHTEAILTELGRTGVEIEALRADAVI; encoded by the coding sequence ATGAGCGCGCCACACCTTCCCCTGTCCGGCATCACCGTCGTCAGCCTGGAGCAGGCCGTGGCCGCCCCGTACGCCACCCGGCAGCTCGCCGACCTCGGGGCGCGCGTGATCAAGATCGAGCGGCCCGGGGGTGGCGACTTCGCCCGCCGGTACGACACGACGGTGCACGGTCACTCCAGCTATTTCGTGTGGCTCAACCGGTCCAAGGAGTCCCTCACACTGGACGTCAAGGATCCCCGGGGCCGCGAGATCCTGCACCAACTCCTCGACGGCGCCGACGTGTTCGTACAGAACCTGGCGCCGGGCGCCGCCGACCGCCTCGGGCTGGGCGCCGAGGCGCTCGGCGAGCGGTGGCCGCGGCTGATCCCGTGCACGATCTCCGGGTACGGCACGTCCGGGCCGTGGGCCGACCGGAAGTCGTACGACCTGCTGGTGCAGTGCCAGACGGGCCTGGTGTCGCTGACCGGGACGCCCGACGAGACCGCGCGGGTCGGTATCTCCGTCGCCGACATCGCTGCCGGGATGTACGCCTACAGCGGCATCCTCACCGCCCTGTTCACGCGCGCAACCACGGGTACGGCCCACCCCGTGGAGGTCTCCCTGTTCGAGGCGCTGGCGGAGTGGATGGGCCAGCCCGCCTACTACACGCGGTACGGCGGCGGCCAGCCCCCGCGGCTGGGCACCCAGCACCCCACCCTCGCGCCGTACGGCGCCTTCACGGCCGCCGACGGCGGTCAAGTGCTGTTCTCCATCCAGAACGAGCGCGAGTGGGCCGTCCTGTGCGCGGAGTTCCTCGGTCGGCCCGAGCTGACCGACGACCCACGCTTCGCCACGAGCTCCGCCCGCGTGGCCCACCGCGACGAGCTCAACGCCGTCGTCGCCGAGCGGTGCTCCCGTTCCGGCGCCGAGGAGATCCTCAAGGACCTGGAGTCCGTCAACATCGCCTGCGCCGGGGTCAACGACGTCGCCGCGTTCCTGGACCACCCGGTCCTCGCCGGCCGCGACCGCTGGCGTGACGTGGCGGTGCCCGGTGGCGCGACGGTACAGGCCCTGCTGCCGCCGGCCGACCTCGCGGGACTGCCCGCCCGCATGGAGCCGGTGCCGGCGGTGGGCGAGCACACCGAGGCCATCCTCACCGAACTCGGCCGCACCGGCGTGGAGATCGAGGCCCTGCGCGCCGACGCCGTCATCTGA
- a CDS encoding ArsR/SmtB family transcription factor: protein MISFLLDVDDLADTRFAISPLREVMGSLRALRAPALFPLHTSWRRSVLDRLDPADARLLRALVGQNLTLPDFLTPRPTTFAPALEDQLAVVRATPPDLARRDLLTTHAPHPLPDALRQITAPGDAPVAELLEELCELLLRYWELAMRQDWPRMRLVLEADITHRARQLATGGAHLLFSDLHRNVRWRDGVLRVDQMIGRHEVDGSGRGLRLVPSLFAHKPAPPVSAEEPPMLAYPSRGAATLWEPETEPDTSALTALLGAPRTTVLRLLAEPLPTVEVARRLGVTPSAVSQHLKVLHATGLVTRARDGRRVLYRRTALGDQLVGRT from the coding sequence ATGATCAGCTTCCTGCTCGACGTCGACGACCTCGCGGACACCCGGTTCGCGATCTCTCCGCTGCGTGAGGTCATGGGCAGCCTGCGGGCCCTGCGCGCCCCCGCCCTCTTTCCCCTGCACACCTCGTGGCGCCGCTCGGTGCTCGATCGTCTCGACCCCGCCGACGCCCGGCTGCTGCGGGCCCTGGTGGGCCAGAACCTCACCCTGCCCGACTTCCTGACCCCGCGCCCGACGACCTTCGCGCCCGCGCTGGAGGACCAGCTCGCCGTCGTACGGGCGACGCCACCGGATCTCGCACGACGCGACCTGCTCACGACCCACGCCCCGCACCCCCTCCCGGACGCCCTGCGGCAGATCACCGCACCCGGCGACGCCCCCGTGGCGGAGCTGCTGGAAGAGCTGTGCGAACTCCTGCTCAGGTACTGGGAGTTGGCCATGCGGCAGGACTGGCCACGGATGCGGCTGGTACTGGAGGCCGACATCACCCACCGCGCCCGGCAGCTGGCCACGGGCGGCGCCCACCTGCTCTTCTCCGACCTGCACCGCAACGTGCGCTGGCGCGACGGCGTCCTGCGCGTCGACCAGATGATCGGCCGGCACGAGGTGGACGGATCGGGGCGCGGGCTGCGCCTGGTGCCGTCCCTGTTCGCCCACAAACCCGCGCCCCCGGTCAGTGCCGAGGAACCCCCGATGCTCGCCTATCCCAGCCGGGGCGCCGCGACCCTGTGGGAGCCGGAGACCGAGCCCGACACCTCCGCCCTCACCGCACTGCTCGGCGCACCCCGCACCACCGTCCTGCGGCTGCTCGCCGAACCGCTGCCCACGGTCGAGGTCGCCCGCCGCCTCGGCGTGACGCCCAGCGCGGTCTCCCAGCACCTGAAGGTGCTGCACGCGACGGGACTCGTCACCCGGGCCCGTGACGGACGGCGGGTGCTGTACCGGCGTACCGCACTCGGGGACCAGCTCGTCGGCCGGACTTGA
- a CDS encoding alpha/beta hydrolase — translation MTQVPPPFDPELAAALELIRDMISPGLTMDEIADIRQGPGIQMLAQLDLTMDGFFEIEDRVVPGPAGAPEISLLICRPAAPAEAGPRPVIYHVHGGGLVIGNNRVGVDVPLAWAKELDAVVVSVEYRLAPEDPYPAQIEDVYAGLEWTAKHAAELDGDPQRIVVAGASAGGGLSAALALLTRDRGGPELIGQVLMCPMLDDRNDTPSVHQMAGLGIWDRTANETGWTALLGERRGGPDVPAYAAPARAEDLSGLPPAFLDVGSAETFRDEVVAYASRLWQAGGVAELHVWPGGFHGFDGFAPQAALSQACRAAHLAWLKRLLGS, via the coding sequence ATGACCCAGGTCCCGCCCCCGTTCGATCCCGAGCTCGCCGCCGCCCTGGAGCTCATCAGGGACATGATCTCGCCCGGCCTCACGATGGACGAGATAGCCGACATCCGCCAGGGTCCGGGGATCCAGATGCTGGCCCAGCTGGATCTGACCATGGACGGCTTCTTCGAGATCGAGGACAGGGTGGTGCCGGGTCCCGCGGGCGCGCCGGAGATCTCCCTGCTGATCTGCCGGCCGGCCGCTCCGGCGGAGGCGGGTCCGCGGCCGGTGATCTACCACGTGCACGGCGGCGGCCTGGTCATCGGCAACAACCGCGTCGGTGTCGACGTGCCCCTGGCCTGGGCGAAGGAGCTGGACGCGGTCGTGGTGTCCGTGGAGTACCGGCTCGCGCCCGAGGACCCGTACCCGGCGCAGATCGAGGACGTGTACGCCGGTCTGGAGTGGACGGCGAAGCACGCCGCCGAGCTCGATGGCGACCCGCAGCGGATCGTCGTCGCCGGTGCCAGCGCGGGCGGCGGGCTGTCCGCGGCGCTGGCGCTGCTGACCCGGGACCGCGGGGGCCCGGAGCTGATCGGCCAGGTGCTGATGTGCCCGATGCTGGACGACCGCAACGACACGCCGTCCGTGCACCAGATGGCGGGCCTCGGCATCTGGGACCGTACGGCCAATGAGACCGGCTGGACGGCGCTGCTCGGCGAACGCCGTGGTGGCCCCGACGTGCCGGCGTACGCGGCGCCGGCTCGCGCCGAGGACCTGTCCGGGCTGCCCCCTGCCTTCCTGGACGTCGGCTCGGCGGAGACCTTCCGCGACGAGGTCGTCGCCTACGCCTCCCGGCTGTGGCAGGCCGGCGGGGTGGCCGAGCTGCACGTGTGGCCCGGCGGCTTCCACGGTTTCGACGGCTTCGCACCTCAGGCGGCGCTGTCACAGGCGTGCCGGGCGGCGCATCTGGCGTGGCTGAAGAGGCTGCTGGGCAGCTGA
- a CDS encoding fructosamine kinase family protein gives MHNSCEGPGATAARLTGLAVTGERQLSGALAEVTLDGGRVVMVKRGDGPRAAQAEAAGLRWLADAHAVRIPAVHGHDGQWLVTDRVATGPPGADAAEHLGSDLAALHAAGAPALGAPPPGGPEEAYIGLAPMRNVTGPDWPRWYAEYRVLPYLRRAVDDGTVRSAEAPVIERVCERLPELAGPAEPPARLHGDLWNGNVLWGADGHAWLIDPAAHGGHRETDLAMLHLFGCPHLDRILDGYQRTAPLAEGWADRIALHQLFPLLVHAVLFGRGYAEQALTAARAALAR, from the coding sequence GTGCACAACTCCTGCGAGGGCCCGGGCGCCACGGCGGCGCGGCTCACCGGGCTTGCGGTGACCGGCGAGCGACAGCTCTCCGGGGCACTCGCCGAGGTCACCCTCGACGGTGGCCGAGTGGTGATGGTCAAGCGCGGCGACGGCCCCCGCGCCGCACAGGCGGAGGCGGCGGGACTGCGCTGGCTGGCCGACGCCCACGCCGTCCGCATCCCGGCCGTGCACGGCCACGACGGGCAGTGGCTGGTCACCGACCGGGTGGCGACCGGCCCGCCCGGCGCCGACGCGGCGGAACACCTCGGCAGCGACCTGGCCGCCCTGCACGCGGCGGGCGCACCCGCGCTCGGCGCCCCACCTCCCGGCGGCCCGGAGGAGGCGTACATCGGGCTCGCCCCGATGCGCAACGTCACCGGCCCCGACTGGCCCCGCTGGTACGCCGAGTACCGGGTGCTGCCGTATCTGCGCCGTGCGGTCGACGACGGCACGGTCCGCAGCGCGGAGGCGCCCGTGATCGAGCGAGTCTGTGAGCGGCTCCCCGAACTGGCGGGGCCCGCCGAGCCGCCCGCCCGGCTGCACGGCGACCTCTGGAACGGCAACGTCCTGTGGGGCGCCGACGGGCACGCCTGGCTGATCGACCCGGCCGCGCACGGCGGCCACCGCGAGACCGACCTGGCGATGCTGCACCTCTTCGGCTGCCCCCACCTGGACCGGATCCTGGACGGCTACCAGCGGACGGCCCCCCTGGCCGAGGGCTGGGCCGACCGCATCGCCCTGCACCAGCTCTTCCCGCTCCTGGTGCACGCCGTACTCTTCGGCCGCGGCTACGCGGAACAGGCCCTCACGGCGGCCAGAGCGGCCTTGGCGAGGTGA
- a CDS encoding molybdopterin cofactor-binding domain-containing protein, whose protein sequence is MVYSLAATTLTVAAPLGCDGATAQGAEETADGGRRSSDVLVTGTDGEMLVLEVTPANRVVVRLPRVEVGQGVTTAVAMMIAEELDARLADVDIPLADARSEGNQFTGGSSSVSSLYGPARQLAATARAKLITAAARRWHVPARTLRTRGTRVFAPDGRTATFGSLTKSAARITRPTVSTQPKPASRHQVIGRPTTRIDARDIITGKAKYTGDLTAAGAKPTVVARPPTIGGKVISVDSRAARAMPGVHAVVQIDGGVAVVAETFHHAFQARDALRITWAPGPLADLSDAQIRSRLRAAVPKLQTPPRGSAQTEAEFEFAFVSHAPMEVLTAVADVGTQRAEIWFSSQTPQSAREEIASATGLPVSKVRVHVLRGGGSFGRRLNYDAAIEAALISKKARRPVKLMWSRADDIRHGRMRPATHHRIRASHAQGRVVAFAHATASVNESFEKQGPSAQGGVRSAVRAPAAAPLPSDSGLYNFGRLSGDSGSVDLAIPLGAWRSVDSGTVRTAEEIVVDEVARSLGKDPVAFRRTTLRSKTVKAVLDKVASAGKWGRTMPPGHAQGVAVHEEYDSCVACLVEIDAVDPKNPRVTKVVMAADVGTAVNPRGLEAQLMGTAVDGISTILRAGLHIDRGAVRESSFADFHYARQRHAPQHFEAHIMPSRRDPGGAGELGVPAASGAVANAYARATGTKPRRFPLDF, encoded by the coding sequence GTGGTCTACTCACTCGCGGCGACCACCCTGACCGTCGCGGCCCCGCTCGGCTGCGACGGCGCGACCGCGCAAGGCGCCGAGGAAACCGCGGACGGCGGCCGTAGGTCGTCCGACGTCCTGGTGACCGGCACCGACGGGGAGATGCTGGTCCTGGAGGTCACCCCGGCCAACAGGGTCGTCGTACGGTTGCCGCGCGTCGAGGTCGGCCAGGGCGTCACCACCGCCGTCGCCATGATGATCGCCGAGGAACTGGACGCCCGGCTCGCCGACGTGGACATCCCGCTCGCGGACGCCCGCAGCGAGGGCAACCAGTTCACCGGCGGCTCCAGTTCGGTCAGCTCGCTGTACGGACCGGCCCGGCAACTGGCCGCCACCGCCCGCGCCAAGCTCATCACCGCCGCCGCCCGGCGCTGGCACGTCCCCGCGCGGACCCTGCGCACCCGGGGAACCAGAGTCTTCGCCCCGGACGGACGCACCGCCACCTTCGGATCGCTCACCAAGAGCGCCGCACGGATCACCCGGCCCACCGTGTCGACCCAGCCCAAACCGGCGTCCCGGCATCAGGTGATCGGACGGCCGACGACCCGCATCGACGCCCGCGACATCATCACCGGCAAGGCGAAGTACACCGGAGACCTCACGGCGGCCGGAGCGAAGCCGACGGTGGTGGCCCGGCCGCCGACCATCGGCGGGAAGGTCATCTCGGTCGACTCCCGGGCCGCCCGCGCCATGCCCGGTGTCCACGCGGTCGTCCAGATCGACGGCGGTGTCGCCGTGGTCGCGGAGACCTTCCACCACGCCTTCCAGGCCAGGGACGCCCTCCGGATCACGTGGGCGCCGGGCCCACTGGCGGATCTCTCCGACGCCCAGATCCGCTCCCGGCTGCGCGCCGCGGTACCGAAGCTTCAGACCCCGCCGCGCGGATCCGCGCAGACCGAGGCCGAGTTCGAGTTCGCCTTCGTCAGCCACGCGCCGATGGAGGTGCTCACAGCGGTGGCGGACGTAGGCACCCAGCGGGCCGAGATCTGGTTCTCCTCCCAGACGCCGCAGTCGGCGCGCGAGGAGATCGCCTCGGCGACCGGCCTGCCGGTGTCGAAGGTCCGGGTCCATGTCCTGCGCGGCGGCGGCTCGTTCGGGCGCCGCCTGAACTACGACGCCGCGATCGAGGCGGCCCTGATCTCCAAGAAGGCACGCCGGCCGGTGAAGCTGATGTGGAGCCGGGCCGACGACATCCGGCACGGCAGAATGCGCCCGGCCACCCACCACCGGATCCGGGCCAGCCATGCCCAGGGCAGGGTGGTGGCCTTCGCCCACGCGACGGCCTCGGTCAACGAGTCCTTCGAGAAGCAGGGTCCGTCCGCTCAAGGCGGCGTGCGCTCCGCCGTACGCGCCCCCGCGGCGGCGCCCCTCCCCAGTGACAGCGGCCTCTACAACTTCGGCCGCCTCTCCGGCGACTCGGGCTCGGTCGACCTCGCGATCCCCCTGGGCGCCTGGCGCTCGGTGGACTCCGGCACCGTGCGCACCGCCGAGGAGATCGTCGTCGACGAGGTCGCCCGCAGCCTCGGCAAGGACCCGGTCGCCTTCCGCCGTACGACACTGCGGAGCAAGACCGTCAAGGCCGTACTGGACAAGGTCGCGAGCGCCGGGAAGTGGGGCCGGACCATGCCCCCGGGGCACGCCCAGGGCGTCGCCGTCCACGAGGAGTACGACTCCTGCGTGGCCTGCCTCGTCGAGATCGACGCCGTCGATCCGAAGAACCCCCGGGTGACCAAGGTCGTGATGGCGGCCGACGTAGGGACGGCCGTCAACCCGCGCGGCCTGGAGGCCCAGCTCATGGGCACGGCCGTCGACGGGATCTCCACCATCCTGCGGGCCGGCCTGCACATCGACCGCGGCGCCGTCCGCGAGAGCAGCTTCGCCGACTTCCACTACGCCCGCCAGCGGCACGCGCCCCAGCACTTCGAGGCGCACATCATGCCCTCCCGGCGCGACCCCGGCGGAGCCGGCGAACTCGGCGTCCCGGCCGCGTCCGGCGCCGTCGCCAACGCCTACGCCCGCGCGACCGGCACCAAGCCGCGCCGCTTCCCCCTCGACTTCTGA
- a CDS encoding MFS transporter, with amino-acid sequence MTDHHHRRTTFAITLLTFACGVAVGNVYFPQAIGPLVASGLGVSPDAAATVVTATQFGYAAGIFLLVPLGDRLRPRRLLVTLLTSTGLALLAASTAQALMPLVVASALVGTATVIAPLAGPLAAGMVPAGRRGVVSGTLLSGALAGMLLSRAVGGALGDRLGWRAPYVLAAALSLTVAALLARLLPALPRAAAAPYPALLAAPLRLLRTEPELRRSCLYQASVFAGFCAVWTGVALLLTGPAYGMGATAAGLLALVNAATMLCTPVAGRLVDRRGPDRVNLWCFVVVGVSAVLAFGGRGGAPGLTALVGGTLLLDIGMQCGMVANQVRIYGLGANARSRLNTAYMTCAYLGGTAGSWLGARAYGHFGWTGVCVLVAALTGVALARHVLTRVRPLPAPASSKRAGWSTS; translated from the coding sequence ATGACGGATCACCACCACCGGCGGACCACCTTCGCGATCACACTGCTCACCTTCGCGTGCGGCGTCGCCGTGGGCAATGTCTACTTTCCGCAGGCGATCGGCCCGTTGGTGGCCTCGGGGCTGGGAGTCTCCCCCGACGCGGCCGCCACGGTGGTCACCGCGACCCAGTTCGGCTACGCGGCCGGCATCTTCCTGCTCGTCCCGCTCGGCGACCGGCTGCGCCCCCGCCGACTGCTCGTCACCCTCCTCACCTCGACCGGGCTCGCCCTGCTCGCCGCGAGTACGGCGCAGGCGCTGATGCCGCTGGTCGTCGCGAGCGCCCTCGTCGGCACGGCCACGGTGATCGCCCCGCTCGCCGGCCCGCTGGCGGCCGGTATGGTGCCCGCCGGGCGGCGCGGCGTCGTCAGCGGCACCCTGCTCAGCGGCGCCCTCGCCGGCATGCTGCTGTCCCGCGCGGTGGGCGGCGCCCTCGGCGACCGGCTGGGCTGGCGGGCGCCGTACGTCCTCGCCGCCGCGCTCTCCCTCACGGTCGCCGCTCTGTTGGCCCGCCTGCTGCCCGCACTGCCCCGGGCCGCCGCGGCACCCTACCCGGCCCTGCTGGCCGCACCGCTGCGACTGCTGCGCACCGAGCCCGAGCTGCGCCGCTCCTGCCTGTACCAGGCATCGGTGTTCGCCGGGTTCTGCGCGGTGTGGACCGGGGTGGCGCTGCTGCTCACCGGCCCGGCGTACGGCATGGGCGCGACGGCGGCCGGGCTGCTGGCCCTCGTCAATGCCGCGACGATGCTGTGCACGCCGGTCGCGGGCCGGCTGGTGGACCGCCGGGGCCCGGACCGGGTCAACCTGTGGTGCTTCGTCGTGGTCGGTGTGTCGGCGGTGCTGGCGTTCGGCGGCCGGGGCGGCGCGCCCGGGCTGACCGCGCTGGTCGGGGGCACGCTGCTGCTCGACATCGGCATGCAGTGCGGGATGGTCGCCAACCAGGTGCGGATCTACGGCCTCGGCGCGAATGCCCGCAGCCGCCTCAACACCGCGTACATGACCTGCGCCTACCTCGGTGGCACGGCCGGCTCCTGGCTGGGCGCCCGCGCCTACGGCCACTTCGGGTGGACCGGTGTGTGCGTGCTGGTCGCGGCGCTCACCGGCGTGGCGCTCGCCCGCCATGTGCTCACACGCGTTCGGCCGCTGCCTGCTCCTGCTTCTTCGAAGCGCGCAGGCTGGTCAACGTCGTGA
- a CDS encoding MarR family winged helix-turn-helix transcriptional regulator, whose amino-acid sequence MTATDPALTALAQGWCALSLLHGRIEAHIERALQSGHDLSVREYSLLDVLSRQHDGEGGHLQMKQVADAVVLSQSATTRLVTRLEDRGLLSRYLCPTDRRGIYTDVTEAGLNLLEEARPTNDTALRQALDEAAKNPELAPLVRAVETLRVPA is encoded by the coding sequence ATGACCGCCACGGACCCCGCGCTCACCGCGCTCGCCCAGGGCTGGTGCGCCCTCTCCCTGCTGCACGGGAGGATCGAGGCGCACATCGAGCGCGCCCTGCAGAGCGGGCACGACCTGAGCGTGCGCGAGTACTCCCTGCTCGACGTGCTCAGCCGCCAGCACGACGGCGAGGGCGGACATCTGCAGATGAAGCAGGTCGCCGACGCCGTCGTCCTCAGCCAGAGCGCCACCACCCGCCTCGTCACCCGCCTGGAAGACCGCGGCCTGCTCTCCCGCTACCTCTGCCCCACCGACCGCCGCGGCATCTACACCGACGTCACCGAAGCAGGCCTCAACCTCCTCGAAGAAGCCCGCCCCACCAACGACACGGCCCTGCGCCAAGCCCTCGACGAAGCCGCGAAGAACCCCGAACTGGCCCCGCTGGTCCGGGCCGTGGAGACGCTCCGCGTCCCCGCCTGA
- a CDS encoding helix-turn-helix domain-containing protein produces the protein MKELAGRLTALDPDAGAAVRVIAYFDRLAESRAGLESLVRGAAVLAGVPARLVDADRRVHVRVETDGTRRENEVAPDAAWPSAALTPGGAPALWLERAQEAEPSVVDAVILERAAGAIRLVLDRTRGRAPADDPALVETVLDATAPEAARLHAARHLGLDPAAPARVLAPLEGRPRVVPALPDAEPPAGRVGVGPAVPVLDLPRSWSQARIALRFTAEGTAQDPGPGVVHADELGDVALLAQLVLPGAEPPPDVQALEGAAAAAPWLLATLHAVASTVSLRAAAAEINVHHSTLQERLAHAEHLLGWPLRTPQGRFRLGLALAMRHLARP, from the coding sequence ATGAAAGAGCTGGCCGGACGTCTGACCGCGTTGGATCCGGATGCCGGTGCCGCCGTCCGGGTCATCGCGTACTTCGATCGGCTCGCCGAGTCGCGGGCCGGGCTGGAGTCGCTGGTGCGCGGTGCCGCCGTGCTGGCCGGGGTACCGGCGCGGCTGGTGGACGCGGACCGGCGAGTGCATGTCCGGGTCGAGACCGACGGGACGCGGCGCGAGAACGAGGTGGCGCCGGATGCCGCCTGGCCCTCCGCCGCGCTGACGCCGGGCGGTGCTCCGGCGCTGTGGCTGGAGCGGGCTCAGGAGGCGGAGCCGAGCGTCGTCGACGCGGTGATCCTGGAGCGGGCCGCCGGGGCGATACGGCTCGTTCTCGACCGGACGCGCGGGCGGGCGCCGGCCGATGATCCCGCGCTGGTCGAGACCGTCCTCGACGCCACAGCACCGGAAGCGGCCCGGCTGCACGCGGCCCGCCACCTGGGGCTCGACCCCGCCGCTCCGGCCCGTGTCCTGGCCCCGCTGGAGGGCCGCCCCCGCGTCGTCCCCGCCCTCCCGGACGCCGAGCCGCCCGCCGGCCGCGTGGGGGTGGGCCCCGCCGTCCCGGTGCTCGACCTGCCACGCTCCTGGTCGCAGGCCCGCATCGCCCTCCGGTTCACGGCCGAGGGCACCGCGCAGGACCCTGGTCCGGGCGTCGTGCACGCGGACGAGCTGGGCGATGTCGCCCTCCTCGCCCAACTGGTCCTACCGGGCGCCGAGCCGCCACCGGACGTACAGGCCCTGGAGGGGGCCGCGGCGGCCGCGCCCTGGCTGCTCGCCACGCTGCACGCCGTCGCCTCGACGGTGAGCCTGCGGGCGGCGGCGGCCGAGATCAACGTCCACCACTCCACCCTCCAGGAGCGGCTGGCGCACGCCGAGCACCTGCTGGGCTGGCCGCTGCGCACTCCGCAGGGCCGGTTCAGGCTGGGGCTGGCGCTGGCGATGCGGCACCTGGCGCGGCCCTAG
- a CDS encoding (2Fe-2S)-binding protein, protein MPSYSFTLNGKRVTVEAPADMPLLWVLRDLLNVTGPKYGCGVGACRACTSHLDGDEIQPCVVPVADCAGRKVTTIEGLADGDKLHPVQQAWLDCDVAQCGFCQPGQIMATAALLKKTPRPTDADIDRIENVCRCGTYSRIREAIKKAAADS, encoded by the coding sequence ATGCCCTCCTACTCCTTCACCCTCAACGGGAAGCGCGTCACCGTCGAGGCACCCGCCGACATGCCTCTGCTGTGGGTGCTGCGCGACCTGCTGAACGTCACCGGCCCCAAGTACGGCTGCGGCGTGGGCGCCTGCCGCGCCTGCACCAGCCATCTCGACGGCGACGAGATCCAGCCCTGCGTCGTCCCGGTCGCCGACTGCGCCGGCCGCAAGGTCACCACCATCGAGGGCCTGGCCGACGGCGACAAGCTCCACCCCGTCCAACAGGCCTGGCTCGACTGCGATGTCGCCCAGTGCGGCTTCTGCCAGCCGGGCCAGATCATGGCCACGGCCGCCCTCCTGAAGAAGACGCCCCGGCCGACGGACGCCGACATCGACCGGATCGAGAACGTCTGCCGCTGCGGCACCTACTCCAGGATCCGGGAGGCGATCAAGAAGGCGGCCGCCGACAGCTGA
- a CDS encoding TerC family protein: MNVSLSVWLLTIVALCALVAVDFFIGRKPHDVSVREAGTWTVVWVVLACLFGLGLFVYGGGKPTGEFFAGYITEKSLSVDNLFVFVLIMGKFAVPSQYQQRVLMVGVIMALVLRAGFIAAGAAIISTFSWVFYLFGAFLIWTAWKLVQDARKDEHEEEYQENKLLKMAEERFGVADRYHGTKLFITENGKRIMTPMLVVMLAIGSTDVLFALDSIPAIYGLTQDPYIVFTANAFALMGLRQLYFLIGGLLKKLVHLSYGLSIILGFIGVKLVLHALHESGVHVPEISIPFSLGFIVLVLAVTTLTSLRASKKQEQAAAERV, encoded by the coding sequence GTGAACGTCTCCCTCTCCGTCTGGCTGCTGACGATCGTCGCCCTGTGCGCGCTCGTCGCCGTGGACTTCTTCATCGGTCGCAAACCCCACGATGTCTCCGTCCGGGAGGCGGGGACGTGGACGGTCGTCTGGGTCGTCCTGGCCTGTCTGTTCGGCCTCGGCCTGTTCGTCTACGGGGGCGGCAAGCCGACGGGCGAGTTCTTCGCCGGGTACATCACCGAGAAGTCGCTCAGTGTCGACAACCTCTTCGTCTTCGTCCTGATCATGGGGAAGTTCGCGGTTCCCTCGCAGTACCAGCAGCGCGTACTGATGGTCGGCGTGATCATGGCCCTCGTGCTGCGCGCCGGTTTCATCGCGGCCGGCGCGGCGATCATCTCCACGTTCTCCTGGGTGTTCTACCTCTTCGGCGCCTTCCTGATCTGGACCGCCTGGAAGCTGGTCCAGGACGCCCGCAAGGACGAGCACGAGGAGGAGTACCAGGAGAACAAGCTGCTGAAGATGGCGGAGGAACGCTTCGGCGTGGCCGACCGCTACCACGGCACCAAGCTGTTCATCACCGAGAACGGCAAGCGGATCATGACCCCGATGCTGGTCGTGATGCTCGCGATCGGCTCCACCGACGTCCTGTTCGCGCTGGACTCCATCCCCGCCATCTACGGCCTGACCCAGGACCCGTACATCGTCTTCACCGCCAACGCCTTCGCCCTGATGGGTCTCAGGCAGCTGTACTTCCTCATCGGCGGCCTGCTGAAGAAACTGGTCCACCTCAGCTACGGCCTGTCGATCATCCTCGGCTTCATCGGCGTCAAGCTGGTGCTGCACGCGCTGCACGAGTCCGGTGTCCACGTCCCCGAGATCAGCATCCCCTTCTCGCTCGGCTTCATCGTGCTCGTCCTGGCGGTCACGACGTTGACCAGCCTGCGCGCTTCGAAGAAGCAGGAGCAGGCAGCGGCCGAACGCGTGTGA